The Mycolicibacterium mageritense genome contains a region encoding:
- a CDS encoding amidohydrolase family protein, with product MTLDLLITNATVVNADGVTRAHVGVSEGTVAALYAVTTNALPDARQTIDATGTLLVPGGVDAHCHVEQMTGSYMSLDTYQTATIAALHGGTTTIIDFGIPAHAGESPIEALENKLRLMTGARCDVALHGSVIAWDETVPAQLEQMAARGVRSVKLYTTNRGTTMADEDTILNVMKEMVRLDGLTYIHCEHDAIIVDRTSACAADNHVGIAHLPDTRPAISEDASVREMLAIAEYTGAPVYFVHQTTQAAVDAVEQARARGQVAFSETCPHYLLLDESVYDSAAPEKFACCPPMRPAADVTGLLDHIARGHIDVVASDHSCYDLAQKRECSHDVRRMPHGLPGVETRMPAAYTALVTRRGLSVERFVEVFATAPARINGLPTKGVIDVGFDADLVLFDPRETRTVDGSALHQGSDFSPFDGMTLTGWPSTVVSGGHVVLHDGEFTDPGPVGRFRSRTGFTDRANVKVPDTKAVTVGAYS from the coding sequence ATGACCTTGGACCTGCTCATCACGAACGCGACCGTCGTGAACGCAGACGGCGTCACACGTGCCCACGTCGGCGTCTCGGAAGGCACCGTCGCCGCCCTGTACGCCGTGACCACGAACGCACTGCCGGACGCGCGCCAGACGATCGACGCGACGGGAACCCTGCTCGTTCCCGGCGGAGTCGACGCGCACTGCCACGTCGAACAGATGACCGGCAGCTACATGTCGCTGGACACGTACCAGACCGCGACCATCGCCGCGCTGCACGGCGGGACCACCACCATCATCGACTTCGGCATCCCCGCCCACGCAGGCGAGAGCCCGATCGAGGCGCTGGAGAACAAGCTGCGACTCATGACGGGTGCGCGCTGCGATGTCGCGTTGCACGGCTCGGTCATCGCGTGGGACGAAACGGTGCCGGCCCAACTCGAGCAGATGGCGGCCCGCGGCGTGCGCTCGGTCAAGCTCTACACGACCAACCGCGGCACCACCATGGCCGACGAGGACACCATCCTCAACGTCATGAAGGAGATGGTGCGCCTGGACGGGCTCACCTACATCCATTGCGAGCACGACGCGATCATCGTGGACCGGACGTCGGCGTGTGCGGCCGACAACCACGTCGGCATCGCCCACCTCCCCGACACCCGGCCCGCGATCTCCGAGGACGCCTCGGTCCGGGAGATGCTCGCGATCGCCGAATACACCGGTGCGCCGGTGTATTTCGTGCACCAGACGACACAGGCAGCCGTCGACGCCGTCGAACAGGCGCGCGCCCGCGGCCAGGTCGCCTTCTCCGAGACCTGCCCGCACTACCTGCTGCTCGACGAATCGGTGTACGACTCCGCGGCACCCGAGAAGTTCGCCTGCTGCCCGCCGATGCGTCCGGCCGCCGACGTGACCGGCCTGCTCGACCACATCGCCCGCGGCCACATCGACGTCGTCGCGTCCGACCATTCCTGCTACGACCTGGCGCAGAAGCGCGAGTGCAGCCACGACGTCCGCCGCATGCCGCACGGGCTGCCGGGAGTCGAGACGCGGATGCCTGCCGCCTACACCGCGCTGGTCACGCGTCGCGGCCTCAGCGTGGAACGCTTCGTCGAGGTGTTCGCGACCGCGCCGGCCCGGATCAACGGCCTACCGACGAAGGGCGTGATCGACGTGGGGTTCGACGCCGACCTGGTCCTGTTCGATCCCCGGGAAACCCGCACGGTCGACGGTTCGGCGCTGCATCAGGGCAGCGACTTCTCGCCGTTCGACGGCATGACACTGACCGGCTGGCCGAGCACCGTCGTGAGCGGCGGGCACGTCGTGCTCCACGACGGCGAGTTCACCGACCCCGGCCCGGTCGGGCGGTTCCGGAGCCGGACCGGGTTCACCGATCGGGCCAATGTCAAAGTTCCCGACACGAAAGCCGTTACCGTAGGGGCATATTCGTGA
- a CDS encoding NUDIX hydrolase codes for MPEPMATAWTDIVRRNLAGFTRVPARAAGRAAAVTVCVLDAERDATILMIKRAPRGLNSGQWALPGGRIEPGETAVEAAVRELHEEVGLRLTEQDVVGQLDDYVTDSGFVITPVVTMTTGSPRLQRNPAEVHSLHRIALSRLVSAELPRWTTTAAGPLLQMPLRSNMVVHAPTGAILLQFREVALLGRSISVADLLEPEFTRV; via the coding sequence ATGCCTGAGCCGATGGCCACGGCATGGACCGACATTGTTCGGCGCAACCTCGCCGGCTTCACCCGCGTGCCCGCCCGTGCGGCCGGCCGAGCGGCCGCCGTCACGGTGTGCGTCCTGGACGCCGAGCGTGATGCGACGATCCTGATGATCAAACGCGCGCCGCGCGGCCTCAACAGCGGCCAGTGGGCGTTGCCCGGCGGGCGGATCGAACCCGGCGAGACGGCCGTCGAGGCCGCGGTGCGGGAACTGCACGAGGAGGTCGGCCTGCGGCTGACCGAGCAGGACGTGGTCGGGCAGCTCGACGACTACGTCACCGATTCCGGTTTCGTGATCACACCCGTCGTCACCATGACGACGGGATCGCCCAGGCTGCAACGCAATCCGGCTGAGGTGCACTCGCTGCACCGGATTGCGTTGAGCCGGCTGGTCAGTGCCGAGCTGCCCCGCTGGACGACGACCGCTGCCGGTCCGTTGCTGCAGATGCCGTTGCGCAGCAACATGGTGGTGCACGCCCCCACCGGCGCCATCCTGCTGCAGTTCCGCGAGGTTGCGCTGCTGGGCCGGTCGATCAGCGTCGCCGATCTGCTGGAACCCGAGTTCACGCGCGTGTAG
- a CDS encoding TrmH family RNA methyltransferase: protein MTGPSEWGESPGVGPWPGPPPSGPDAARYDPDLLRDGDTRNVVDAYRYWTREAIIADIDRRRHPLHIAIENFGNDANIGAVVRTANAFAVDTVHIVGRRRWNRRGAMVTDRYQRLCHHDSTAELLEFAADAGLTVVAVDNVPGSVRLEETELPRDCLLIFGQEGPGITPEAQAGAAITVSIAQFGSTRSINAGVAAGIAMHAWITRHADLSKAW from the coding sequence GTGACGGGCCCGAGCGAGTGGGGTGAGAGTCCCGGCGTCGGTCCGTGGCCGGGGCCGCCGCCGTCCGGACCCGACGCCGCACGGTACGACCCGGACCTGCTGCGCGACGGGGACACCCGCAATGTCGTTGACGCGTACCGGTATTGGACGCGGGAGGCGATCATTGCCGACATCGACCGACGCAGGCACCCGCTGCACATCGCGATCGAGAACTTCGGCAACGACGCCAACATCGGCGCCGTGGTGCGCACCGCCAACGCTTTCGCGGTGGACACCGTCCACATCGTGGGGCGGCGCAGGTGGAACCGCCGCGGCGCCATGGTCACCGACCGCTACCAGCGGTTGTGCCACCACGACAGCACGGCCGAGTTGCTGGAGTTCGCCGCCGATGCGGGGTTGACGGTCGTCGCGGTGGACAACGTGCCCGGCTCGGTGCGGCTCGAGGAGACCGAACTGCCGCGCGACTGCCTGCTGATCTTCGGCCAGGAGGGGCCCGGCATCACGCCGGAGGCGCAGGCAGGAGCGGCAATCACGGTGTCGATCGCCCAGTTCGGCTCGACGCGCAGTATCAACGCCGGGGTGGCCGCTGGAATCGCGATGCACGCCTGGATAACTCGGCACGCCGACCTTTCGAAGGCGTGGTAG
- a CDS encoding GntR family transcriptional regulator, protein MDHASSRLYRNDKPLREIIGDEIRSRIFDGRFQPGDRLVERDLAEMFSASRHPVREALRTLQREGLAESLPSRGLVVSTLDQRQVTDLFGIREALEVHAVREATVRIAQGTPHHLHDALADARTAIASGDVDAAHAANARFHDEIIALSGNVLLEGILEPLMGRLHWLFRQILDVEMVIDEHQRLCDAMVAGDPERAATLARAHVLTYRAHTLDYLFGEDSTRAQ, encoded by the coding sequence ATGGATCATGCGTCGAGCCGGCTGTACCGGAACGACAAGCCTCTCCGGGAGATCATCGGAGACGAGATTCGATCGCGCATCTTCGACGGCCGGTTCCAACCCGGCGACCGGCTGGTGGAACGTGATCTGGCAGAGATGTTCTCGGCTTCGCGGCACCCGGTGCGGGAGGCCTTGCGCACACTGCAGCGGGAAGGCCTTGCCGAGAGCCTGCCCTCCCGCGGCCTCGTCGTCAGCACGCTCGATCAGCGTCAGGTCACCGATCTGTTCGGCATCCGCGAAGCACTCGAGGTCCACGCGGTCCGGGAGGCCACGGTCCGGATCGCACAGGGCACGCCACACCACTTGCACGACGCGCTGGCCGATGCGCGGACGGCCATCGCCTCGGGGGATGTCGACGCCGCGCACGCCGCCAACGCCCGGTTCCACGACGAGATCATCGCGCTCTCGGGCAATGTGCTGCTCGAGGGGATCCTGGAACCGCTCATGGGGCGGCTGCACTGGCTGTTTCGCCAGATCCTCGACGTCGAGATGGTGATCGACGAGCACCAACGCCTCTGCGACGCCATGGTGGCGGGCGATCCGGAACGAGCCGCGACGCTGGCCCGGGCGCACGTGCTGACCTATCGGGCGCACACCCTCGACTACCTCTTCGGTGAGGACTCGACCCGGGCGCAGTAA
- a CDS encoding MFS transporter, with the protein MNPLDVLDRPTNRGFLTKLLIACCGGPFLDGYVMSIIGVALIGVGEDMNPTTTESGLIGAASLIGIFFGATVFGVITDRVGREKMYALDLLVLVVGCGLSVFVTAPWQLIVLRFVIGAAIGADYPIATSLLTEFTPSKKRGAMVGMSAVAWSAGAVAAYVVGAVVVGASGGNHNWRWLLASSAILGVVVILIRRGIPESPRWLMNNGRVADAEAVVERIYGVKLDLSQVTADVDEPKAKFPLSSILKGQYGRRLIMCSALYLAVVTPLYALLTFLPTILEGFNISGEGPMGLVVETVIIGLIVAGSIPALWLVERWGRRPIAVVPLGLMVLPLAGLWLWAGGPLWFIVGCFCVYAFISGGPSILVWIYPNELFPTELRATAVGFATGVSRFGAATGTYLLPLSISALGTGTTMLFGAILTAGAFVVCLFMAPETKGKSLEEVSSLTPERAKVTHA; encoded by the coding sequence ATGAACCCACTCGACGTCCTGGACCGGCCCACCAACCGTGGGTTCCTGACCAAACTCCTCATCGCCTGCTGCGGCGGCCCGTTCCTCGACGGATACGTCATGAGCATCATCGGGGTGGCCCTGATCGGTGTCGGTGAGGACATGAACCCCACCACCACCGAGTCCGGACTGATCGGCGCCGCATCGCTGATCGGTATCTTCTTCGGCGCCACGGTCTTCGGTGTGATCACCGACCGCGTGGGCCGCGAGAAGATGTACGCGCTCGATCTGCTGGTGCTGGTCGTCGGCTGTGGCCTGTCGGTGTTCGTCACGGCCCCTTGGCAATTGATCGTGCTGCGCTTCGTCATCGGTGCCGCGATCGGTGCCGACTATCCGATCGCGACATCGCTGCTGACCGAGTTCACGCCGTCGAAGAAGCGCGGCGCCATGGTCGGCATGTCCGCGGTGGCGTGGTCGGCCGGTGCGGTCGCCGCCTACGTCGTGGGCGCCGTCGTCGTCGGCGCCTCTGGCGGCAACCACAACTGGCGCTGGCTGCTGGCGTCGAGCGCCATCCTCGGTGTCGTCGTCATCCTGATCCGCCGGGGTATCCCGGAATCGCCCCGCTGGCTGATGAACAACGGCCGGGTCGCCGATGCCGAGGCCGTCGTGGAGCGCATCTACGGCGTCAAACTGGACCTCAGCCAGGTGACCGCCGACGTCGACGAGCCCAAGGCCAAGTTCCCGCTGTCGTCGATCCTGAAGGGCCAGTACGGCCGTCGGCTGATCATGTGCTCCGCGCTGTACCTGGCCGTCGTCACGCCGCTGTACGCGTTGCTGACCTTCCTGCCGACGATCCTGGAGGGGTTCAACATCTCCGGTGAGGGCCCCATGGGCCTCGTGGTCGAGACCGTCATCATCGGTCTGATCGTCGCAGGCTCGATCCCGGCCCTGTGGCTGGTCGAGCGCTGGGGACGCCGTCCCATCGCGGTGGTGCCGCTCGGCCTCATGGTGCTGCCGCTGGCCGGTCTGTGGCTGTGGGCCGGCGGTCCGCTGTGGTTCATCGTCGGCTGCTTCTGCGTGTACGCATTCATCTCCGGCGGGCCGAGCATCCTGGTGTGGATCTATCCCAACGAGCTCTTTCCCACCGAATTGCGGGCCACGGCAGTCGGTTTCGCGACCGGCGTGAGCCGCTTCGGCGCGGCCACCGGCACATACCTGCTGCCGCTGAGCATCTCGGCTCTTGGCACCGGCACCACGATGCTGTTCGGTGCCATCCTCACCGCGGGAGCCTTCGTGGTGTGCCTGTTCATGGCGCCCGAGACCAAGGGCAAGAGCCTGGAGGAGGTGTCGAGCCTGACACCGGAGCGCGCGAAGGTCACGCATGCCTGA
- a CDS encoding bifunctional allantoicase/(S)-ureidoglycine aminohydrolase → MSSDTRRYYAPTGGHPPQSQLTTDRAVFTEAYAVLPRGTMRDIVTSNLPFWDNTRLWVIARPLSGFAETFSQYIVEVAPGGGSDRPELDPAAEGVLFVVDGGCTVTIEDDDHHLTPGGYAFLPPGCRWALHNNGTEPVRFHWIRKAYERVDGLDMPQPFVTNESDVDGVEMPGTEGRWSTQRFVDPLDVRHDMHVNIVSFEPGGVIPFPETHVMEHGLYVLEGKAVYLLNKDWVEVQEGDFMWLRAFCPQACYAGGPGRFRYLLYKDVNRHAKLSRQFV, encoded by the coding sequence ATGAGCAGCGACACCCGGCGGTACTACGCACCGACGGGCGGGCACCCGCCGCAAAGCCAACTCACGACCGACCGCGCGGTGTTCACCGAGGCGTATGCGGTACTCCCCCGCGGCACCATGCGCGACATCGTCACGAGCAACCTGCCGTTCTGGGACAACACGCGGCTGTGGGTGATCGCGCGGCCGCTGTCCGGATTCGCCGAAACGTTCTCGCAGTACATCGTCGAGGTGGCTCCCGGCGGCGGCAGCGACCGGCCTGAACTCGATCCGGCCGCCGAAGGCGTGCTGTTCGTCGTCGACGGCGGCTGCACGGTGACGATCGAGGACGACGACCATCACCTCACGCCGGGCGGCTACGCGTTCCTGCCGCCCGGCTGCCGATGGGCGCTGCACAACAACGGCACCGAACCGGTCCGCTTCCACTGGATCCGCAAGGCTTACGAACGCGTCGACGGACTCGACATGCCCCAGCCGTTCGTCACCAACGAATCCGACGTCGACGGCGTCGAGATGCCCGGCACCGAGGGCCGGTGGAGCACACAGCGATTCGTCGATCCGCTCGACGTCCGCCACGACATGCACGTCAACATCGTCAGCTTCGAACCCGGCGGCGTCATCCCGTTCCCGGAGACCCACGTCATGGAGCACGGTCTCTACGTGCTCGAAGGCAAGGCCGTCTACCTGCTCAACAAGGACTGGGTCGAGGTGCAGGAAGGCGACTTCATGTGGCTGCGCGCATTCTGCCCGCAGGCCTGCTACGCCGGCGGGCCCGGACGCTTCCGCTACCTGCTCTACAAGGACGTCAACCGGCACGCCAAGCTGAGCAGGCAGTTCGTCTGA
- a CDS encoding NCS1 family nucleobase:cation symporter-1: MDTDHRSLAALDPTGRLYNEDLAPATERKWSSYSFFAVWMSAIHNIGTYTFVAGLFVIGLTGWQVLAAILIGTGILFFGMNWAGRMGQQTGVPFPVMARISFGIWGANVPALIRAVIAICWYGIQTYLASMAVVVLLLRTDPDLERWQNQSFLGLSVLGWACFLLLWVLQLLVITRGMEAVRRFQDWAGPIVWVVMLAMAVWLFALADWHLPMNMSIKPLAGGDVFRGVLTGAFLLVATYATMLLNYCDFTRFAKSDRAVIRGNFWGIPVNFAAFAAISITMTIGTVVVFGEAITDPALILAKVPNTFALVLGAIMFIVATIGVNVVLNFVSPAYDLANVWPKHITFRRGGIISAILALLVMPWNLYSNPVVINYFLGGLGAFLGPLFGIMAVDYYLINRGAIAIRDLYRSDANGTYFFRKGVNRKAIAVFVPTASLAAIMALVPGLQAVAAFSWPVGVVTAGLAYYLAMGRHAKRADLATEPDGDLMPVE; encoded by the coding sequence GTGGATACAGACCACCGATCTTTGGCCGCGCTCGACCCGACAGGCCGGCTGTACAACGAGGATCTCGCCCCCGCGACAGAGCGGAAATGGAGCTCCTACAGCTTCTTCGCCGTCTGGATGTCCGCGATCCACAACATCGGCACCTACACGTTCGTCGCCGGCCTCTTCGTCATCGGCCTCACCGGCTGGCAAGTGCTCGCCGCGATCTTGATCGGCACCGGCATCCTGTTCTTCGGGATGAACTGGGCCGGCCGGATGGGGCAGCAGACGGGCGTGCCCTTCCCGGTGATGGCGAGAATCAGCTTCGGCATCTGGGGAGCCAACGTGCCCGCGCTCATCCGGGCCGTGATCGCCATCTGCTGGTACGGCATTCAGACCTATCTCGCGTCGATGGCCGTGGTGGTGCTGCTGCTGCGGACCGATCCGGACCTCGAACGCTGGCAGAACCAGAGTTTCCTGGGGTTGTCGGTGCTCGGCTGGGCCTGCTTCCTGCTGCTGTGGGTGCTGCAACTGCTGGTGATCACCCGCGGAATGGAGGCCGTGCGGCGATTCCAGGACTGGGCCGGACCCATCGTCTGGGTGGTCATGCTGGCCATGGCCGTCTGGCTGTTCGCGCTGGCCGACTGGCATCTGCCGATGAACATGTCCATCAAGCCGTTGGCCGGCGGCGACGTCTTCCGCGGAGTCCTGACCGGGGCCTTCCTGCTGGTGGCGACCTACGCCACGATGCTGCTGAACTACTGCGACTTCACGCGTTTCGCCAAGTCCGACCGCGCGGTGATCCGGGGCAACTTCTGGGGCATCCCGGTCAACTTCGCCGCGTTCGCGGCGATCAGCATCACCATGACGATCGGCACCGTCGTGGTGTTCGGCGAAGCCATCACCGACCCGGCCCTGATCCTCGCCAAGGTGCCCAACACGTTTGCCCTGGTGCTCGGCGCGATCATGTTCATCGTCGCGACGATCGGGGTGAACGTGGTGCTCAACTTCGTATCGCCCGCCTACGACCTCGCCAACGTGTGGCCCAAGCACATCACCTTCCGCCGTGGCGGCATCATCAGCGCGATCCTGGCCCTGCTGGTGATGCCGTGGAATCTGTACTCGAACCCCGTGGTGATCAACTACTTCCTCGGCGGCCTCGGCGCCTTCCTCGGCCCGCTGTTCGGAATCATGGCGGTGGACTACTACCTGATCAACCGTGGCGCCATCGCGATCAGAGATCTCTACCGCTCCGACGCAAACGGCACGTACTTCTTCCGAAAAGGCGTCAACCGCAAGGCGATTGCCGTCTTCGTCCCCACCGCGTCGCTGGCCGCGATCATGGCGCTGGTGCCCGGACTGCAAGCCGTCGCGGCTTTCTCGTGGCCCGTCGGCGTCGTGACGGCCGGACTGGCGTACTACCTGGCGATGGGCAGGCACGCCAAACGCGCCGACCTCGCCACCGAACCCGACGGCGATCTCATGCCCGTGGAATGA
- a CDS encoding acyl-CoA dehydrogenase family protein, with protein MEFAYTPRLAELKERARALTEKIIPFELECEHNNGLSAESHAVIKAAVLDAGLQAINTPVEFGGAGLSVLEQVVVQDELGKLTNALWDAVWRPANPLAHATPEQRERYLIPGARGDRRDAVAISEADAGSDFSAAKTTATPDGNGGYRINGEKWFVTVGDVADYLIVLAYVQPDNAPTMFLIDVPSPGVSITNVPRFTHTFVYEHPEFTFKDVKVGPEAVLGGIGQGLELTRDWFTEERLMIGARTIGAAERALTLAVDWARERVQGGDTLINRQLIQGMIADSVVDIATNRALTHQVAWEFDQADPNDADQRKTLHAKAATVKLAASEASNRVADRAVQIFGGRGYIRDYPVERLWRELRVDRIWEGTSEIQRLVIANETNKRGLEKLLSFPYATDGK; from the coding sequence ATGGAATTCGCATACACCCCACGGCTGGCCGAACTCAAGGAACGCGCCCGCGCGCTGACCGAGAAGATCATCCCGTTCGAGCTCGAATGCGAGCACAACAACGGGCTGTCCGCCGAGTCACACGCCGTCATCAAGGCCGCGGTGCTCGACGCCGGACTGCAGGCCATCAACACCCCCGTGGAGTTCGGCGGCGCGGGCCTGAGCGTGCTGGAGCAGGTCGTCGTGCAGGACGAGCTGGGCAAGCTGACCAACGCGCTGTGGGACGCGGTGTGGCGGCCGGCCAATCCGCTGGCGCACGCCACGCCCGAACAGCGTGAGCGCTACCTGATCCCGGGTGCCCGCGGTGACCGCCGCGACGCCGTGGCCATCTCGGAGGCCGATGCCGGCTCCGACTTCTCCGCGGCCAAGACCACCGCGACGCCGGACGGCAACGGAGGCTACCGCATCAACGGCGAAAAGTGGTTCGTCACCGTCGGTGACGTCGCGGACTACCTGATCGTGCTGGCCTACGTGCAGCCCGACAACGCCCCGACGATGTTTCTGATCGACGTGCCGAGTCCCGGCGTGAGCATCACCAACGTGCCTCGCTTCACGCACACCTTCGTCTACGAGCACCCCGAGTTCACCTTCAAGGACGTCAAGGTCGGTCCGGAGGCGGTACTCGGCGGCATCGGCCAAGGCCTGGAGCTCACCCGCGACTGGTTCACCGAGGAGCGCCTGATGATCGGGGCCCGGACTATCGGTGCGGCCGAACGCGCACTGACGCTGGCCGTCGACTGGGCCCGCGAGCGCGTCCAGGGCGGCGACACGCTGATCAACCGCCAGCTGATCCAGGGCATGATCGCCGACTCGGTCGTCGACATCGCCACCAACCGGGCCCTGACCCACCAGGTCGCGTGGGAGTTCGACCAGGCCGACCCGAACGACGCCGACCAGCGGAAGACGTTGCACGCCAAGGCCGCAACAGTCAAACTGGCCGCCTCCGAGGCATCCAACCGCGTCGCCGACCGGGCCGTGCAGATCTTCGGCGGTCGCGGCTACATCCGCGACTACCCGGTCGAGCGGCTGTGGCGCGAGCTGCGGGTCGACCGGATCTGGGAAGGCACCTCCGAGATCCAGCGCCTGGTCATCGCGAACGAGACCAACAAGCGCGGCCTCGAGAAGCTGTTGTCCTTCCCCTACGCCACGGACGGGAAGTAA
- a CDS encoding enoyl-CoA hydratase/isomerase family protein, whose amino-acid sequence MAAGATSSAEHQGSVQVRREGDVAVVTLCRERKRNALSTHMETELLRALRTDEVTSSRAVVVTGGDTVFSAGADVTELRDMSPAAIARYYRESGSVYEVFAALPQPTVAAITGYCLGGGLELSLAADIRVADPAAVFGFPEVGIGILPSSGGVTRATRILGPGRSRDLILRGRRIDAAVAEAWGLVTEIAPAGEHVATALTVAAELARFHPMTMSVTKQVLDASVDASRSASLVLEQLAYALLNNTAGHGAEPSPGEAR is encoded by the coding sequence ATGGCGGCCGGGGCAACCAGCAGCGCGGAACACCAAGGCAGTGTCCAGGTCCGACGCGAAGGCGACGTCGCCGTCGTGACACTGTGTCGTGAACGTAAGCGCAACGCGCTGTCCACGCATATGGAGACCGAGCTGCTGCGCGCCCTGCGGACGGACGAGGTCACGTCGAGCCGGGCGGTCGTGGTCACCGGCGGGGACACGGTGTTCTCGGCCGGCGCAGACGTCACCGAGCTGCGCGACATGTCCCCGGCCGCCATCGCGCGCTACTACCGCGAATCCGGATCGGTCTACGAGGTCTTCGCCGCCCTCCCCCAGCCGACGGTCGCGGCCATCACCGGTTACTGCCTCGGCGGCGGGCTCGAACTGTCGCTGGCCGCCGACATCCGCGTCGCCGACCCCGCAGCGGTTTTCGGATTCCCCGAGGTCGGGATCGGCATCCTGCCGTCGTCGGGTGGCGTCACCCGCGCAACCCGGATACTCGGGCCGGGCCGAAGCCGCGACCTCATCCTGCGGGGACGCCGAATCGATGCCGCCGTCGCGGAAGCCTGGGGCCTCGTCACCGAAATCGCGCCGGCGGGTGAGCATGTCGCGACCGCACTGACCGTCGCCGCCGAGCTGGCCCGGTTCCACCCGATGACCATGTCGGTCACCAAGCAGGTACTCGACGCCAGCGTCGACGCCTCCCGATCCGCATCGCTGGTGCTCGAACAACTCGCCTACGCCCTGCTCAACAACACCGCCGGCCACGGCGCCGAACCATCCCCTGGAGAAGCTCGATGA
- a CDS encoding glycoside hydrolase family 76 protein, giving the protein MDQLWANRAGSAEAAIIQRHLAKLWYLPGTQLGVVAWPSTKKYRHFGTWHYWWQAHLLDCLVDAEVRDPQPDRKVRIERQIRAHWLRNTGWTNDYYDDMAWLALALERAGRLAGVEKPGALKKLCEQFVNAWVPEDGGGIPWRKQDQFFNAPANGPAGIFLARYDDRLRRAQQMADWIDETLIDPETHLVFDGIKAGSMVRAQYTYCQGVVLGLETELAVRTQDPRHGERVRRLVSAVAKEMTTEGVIKGAGGGDGGLFNSILARYLALVATSLPGDSAEDVAARDTAKSLVLKSAQSAWDYRQTVDGLPLFGPFWDRNAEVPTAEGKEAEFVEGAVNASAIPERDLSVQLSGWMLMEAAHTLAAADDAAEESSEA; this is encoded by the coding sequence ATGGATCAGCTATGGGCAAACCGTGCAGGCAGCGCCGAAGCTGCGATCATCCAACGACATCTCGCCAAACTCTGGTATCTGCCGGGCACTCAACTCGGTGTGGTGGCATGGCCGTCGACCAAGAAATACCGGCATTTCGGCACCTGGCATTACTGGTGGCAGGCGCATCTGCTGGACTGCCTCGTCGACGCCGAGGTGCGGGATCCGCAACCGGATCGGAAGGTCCGCATCGAACGCCAGATTCGGGCGCACTGGCTACGCAACACCGGGTGGACCAACGACTACTACGACGACATGGCTTGGCTGGCGCTGGCACTGGAGCGCGCGGGGCGCCTGGCCGGGGTGGAGAAGCCGGGTGCGCTCAAGAAGCTGTGTGAGCAGTTCGTCAACGCGTGGGTGCCCGAGGACGGCGGCGGTATCCCGTGGCGTAAACAAGACCAGTTCTTCAACGCGCCCGCCAACGGCCCGGCCGGCATCTTCCTGGCCCGCTACGACGACCGGTTGCGGCGGGCGCAGCAGATGGCCGACTGGATCGACGAGACGCTGATCGACCCCGAGACCCACCTGGTGTTCGACGGCATCAAGGCCGGCTCGATGGTCCGCGCGCAGTACACGTACTGCCAGGGGGTGGTGCTCGGGCTGGAAACCGAACTCGCGGTACGCACCCAGGATCCTCGTCACGGCGAACGGGTGCGCAGGCTGGTTTCCGCGGTCGCCAAGGAGATGACCACCGAGGGTGTCATCAAAGGCGCCGGTGGCGGCGACGGCGGCCTGTTCAACAGCATCCTGGCGCGGTACCTGGCATTGGTGGCCACGTCGCTGCCGGGCGACTCGGCCGAGGATGTCGCGGCCCGCGACACCGCGAAATCGCTCGTGCTCAAGTCGGCACAGTCGGCGTGGGACTACCGCCAGACGGTCGACGGTCTGCCGTTGTTCGGCCCGTTCTGGGACCGCAATGCCGAGGTGCCGACCGCGGAAGGCAAGGAGGCCGAGTTCGTCGAGGGTGCGGTCAACGCGTCGGCGATACCCGAGCGCGACCTGTCGGTGCAGCTGTCCGGATGGATGCTCATGGAGGCGGCGCACACCCTGGCGGCCGCGGACGACGCGGCCGAGGAATCCTCAGAAGCCTGA